One Acropora palmata chromosome 2, jaAcrPala1.3, whole genome shotgun sequence genomic window carries:
- the LOC141871285 gene encoding uncharacterized protein LOC141871285 isoform X2 → MAKLTLDVESSFEESFGGLLSPTEEDGFEGGRIGFFCHEEGESSSWDKFQGLPSPLFSGLGVDFDMDLEFFRSERNNEECKVAGPTLAELNDHRSLSPLINPEMERLHRLATRTEGELSSSSLNSTARKPQPFIALELTTSKIERARFNENKRDTNYQYEERFENLKEVIEKNPSKPTWTMTQDNTHRNEREKSASTERLIILPQRKLGPESEGEVCKSVLPKLISAEMKSPSYKTDANSEVATEKIEKNELEIATESDSPIVEDESADEDMDSDEDFDVESHVHGTGLARNRKGRRGEQDDLSPNPRKLLEIIRELDRLNKTIGDLKPIHQLPQNARNKSRKEKNKLASRACRLKKKAQHEANKVKLQGLEMEQQRLTDIIGKVKKEIIHKTNQPVTFKTSLSTQVEALMKGSCESQLVAGHTSDFVHSVLKATARDNPSFGDLEQLSVCF, encoded by the exons ATGGCCAAG CTTACATTGGACGTGGAGAGTTCTTTTGAAGAAAGCTTTGGTGGTTTGCTTTCTCCAACCGAGGAAGATGGATTCGAAGGCGGAAGGATTGGCTTCTTTTGTCATGAGGAAGGAGAAAGCAGTAGCTGGGACAAGTTCCAAGGGTTGCCTAGCCCCCTATTTAGTGGGTTGGGGGTAGATTTTGATATGGATTTGGAATTTTTCAGAAGCGAGAGAAACAACGAAGAATGCAAAGTAGCTGGGCCCACATTAGCCGAGCTAAATGATCACCGTTCCTTGTCCCCTCTTATAAACCCTGAAATGGAGCGGCTCCACCGCCTTGCAACTAGAACTGAAGGTGAACTTTCGTCGTCGTCTTTGAATAGCACTGCTCGCAAGCCGCAACCTTTTATCGCCTTGGAGCTTACAACTAGTAAGATTGAAAGAGCgcgatttaatgagaataaaagaGACACGAATTATCAATACGAAGAGAGATTTGAGAATCTGAAAGAAGTTATTGAGAAGAATCCCAGCAAGCCAACGTGGACTATGACCCAAGACAACACTCATCGGAACGAGCGCGAAAAATCTGCTTCTACGGAAAGATTGATAATTTTGCCACAGAGAAAATTAGGGCCGGAAAGCGAGGGCGAAGTTTGTAAAAGCGTATTGCCAAAGTTAATTTCTGCCGAAATGAAAAGTCCATCGTACAAGACTGACGCTAATTCAGAAGTAGCTACTGAAAAGATTGAGAAGAATGAATTGGAGATTGCTACTGAATCCGACAGCCCTATTGTGGAGGACGAATCGGCTGATGAAGATATGGATAGCGACGAAGATTTTGATGTTGAGAGTCATGTTCACGGGACTGGTTTGGCTAGAAATCGTAAAGGTCGAAGGGGAGAGCAAGATGACCTTTCGCCAAATCCAAGGAAACTTTTGGAAATCATCCGGGAGCTAGATCGGCTTAATAAAACTATCGGTGACTTGAAACCAATCCACCAGCTACCGCAAAACGCCAGGAACAAGTCACGGAAGGAGAAAAACAAGCTTGCCTCAAG GGCTTGCAGATTAAAGAAGAAAGCCCAGCATGAAGCCAACAAAGTCAAATTGCAGGGACTGGAGATGGAGCAAC AGCGTTTGACCGATATCAttggaaaagtgaaaaaggaGATCATCCACAAAACCAACCAACCTGTGACATTCAAGACAAGCTTAAGCACTCAAGTGGAAGCTCTAATGAAGGGTTCATGTG AAAGCCAACTTGTTGCAGGCCACACTTCAGATTTTGTCCATTCTGTTCTGAAAGCTACAGCGCGAGATAACCCATCGTTTGGGGATCTGGAGCAGCTGAGTGTGTGCTTTTAA
- the LOC141871285 gene encoding uncharacterized protein LOC141871285 isoform X1, translating to MQQGVEFAPLTLDVESSFEESFGGLLSPTEEDGFEGGRIGFFCHEEGESSSWDKFQGLPSPLFSGLGVDFDMDLEFFRSERNNEECKVAGPTLAELNDHRSLSPLINPEMERLHRLATRTEGELSSSSLNSTARKPQPFIALELTTSKIERARFNENKRDTNYQYEERFENLKEVIEKNPSKPTWTMTQDNTHRNEREKSASTERLIILPQRKLGPESEGEVCKSVLPKLISAEMKSPSYKTDANSEVATEKIEKNELEIATESDSPIVEDESADEDMDSDEDFDVESHVHGTGLARNRKGRRGEQDDLSPNPRKLLEIIRELDRLNKTIGDLKPIHQLPQNARNKSRKEKNKLASRACRLKKKAQHEANKVKLQGLEMEQQRLTDIIGKVKKEIIHKTNQPVTFKTSLSTQVEALMKGSCESQLVAGHTSDFVHSVLKATARDNPSFGDLEQLSVCF from the exons ATGCAGCAAGGAGTAGAATTTGCTCCA CTTACATTGGACGTGGAGAGTTCTTTTGAAGAAAGCTTTGGTGGTTTGCTTTCTCCAACCGAGGAAGATGGATTCGAAGGCGGAAGGATTGGCTTCTTTTGTCATGAGGAAGGAGAAAGCAGTAGCTGGGACAAGTTCCAAGGGTTGCCTAGCCCCCTATTTAGTGGGTTGGGGGTAGATTTTGATATGGATTTGGAATTTTTCAGAAGCGAGAGAAACAACGAAGAATGCAAAGTAGCTGGGCCCACATTAGCCGAGCTAAATGATCACCGTTCCTTGTCCCCTCTTATAAACCCTGAAATGGAGCGGCTCCACCGCCTTGCAACTAGAACTGAAGGTGAACTTTCGTCGTCGTCTTTGAATAGCACTGCTCGCAAGCCGCAACCTTTTATCGCCTTGGAGCTTACAACTAGTAAGATTGAAAGAGCgcgatttaatgagaataaaagaGACACGAATTATCAATACGAAGAGAGATTTGAGAATCTGAAAGAAGTTATTGAGAAGAATCCCAGCAAGCCAACGTGGACTATGACCCAAGACAACACTCATCGGAACGAGCGCGAAAAATCTGCTTCTACGGAAAGATTGATAATTTTGCCACAGAGAAAATTAGGGCCGGAAAGCGAGGGCGAAGTTTGTAAAAGCGTATTGCCAAAGTTAATTTCTGCCGAAATGAAAAGTCCATCGTACAAGACTGACGCTAATTCAGAAGTAGCTACTGAAAAGATTGAGAAGAATGAATTGGAGATTGCTACTGAATCCGACAGCCCTATTGTGGAGGACGAATCGGCTGATGAAGATATGGATAGCGACGAAGATTTTGATGTTGAGAGTCATGTTCACGGGACTGGTTTGGCTAGAAATCGTAAAGGTCGAAGGGGAGAGCAAGATGACCTTTCGCCAAATCCAAGGAAACTTTTGGAAATCATCCGGGAGCTAGATCGGCTTAATAAAACTATCGGTGACTTGAAACCAATCCACCAGCTACCGCAAAACGCCAGGAACAAGTCACGGAAGGAGAAAAACAAGCTTGCCTCAAG GGCTTGCAGATTAAAGAAGAAAGCCCAGCATGAAGCCAACAAAGTCAAATTGCAGGGACTGGAGATGGAGCAAC AGCGTTTGACCGATATCAttggaaaagtgaaaaaggaGATCATCCACAAAACCAACCAACCTGTGACATTCAAGACAAGCTTAAGCACTCAAGTGGAAGCTCTAATGAAGGGTTCATGTG AAAGCCAACTTGTTGCAGGCCACACTTCAGATTTTGTCCATTCTGTTCTGAAAGCTACAGCGCGAGATAACCCATCGTTTGGGGATCTGGAGCAGCTGAGTGTGTGCTTTTAA